In Monodelphis domestica isolate mMonDom1 chromosome 1, mMonDom1.pri, whole genome shotgun sequence, the sequence agtaggtgaggAAGAGAGGACATGGAATAGATCCTTATTAAGACCTATTCATTAtggttcttaataaattcttgtttcctttcttcatcATTCACACCTCTCTGTATAAATGTGCTCTGGTGAAGGTAAGTATGAGGCCAGTCCTGAATCAACCCCTGAATAAAGTATTCTGAATCAATTAACTTTAAACTATCTTTATAGGAGCAGAGATAATCTTATCATGAGTAGATACCAACCTGGCCCACAGAAGTCAGGTAAGTAGACAACATGTTGGATGATGCTGGTTCTTAAGCTAGTAAGAATGAGAAAATTTAACTGTAGGGTAATGgttctggagttcaaattctttctctaatGCTTTCTGCCTGTACCTtgttgggtaaattacttaatatttaatctctctaggtctccatataacaacaacaacaactattagaatttataaagcacctagtatgtgccaaccattgtgctaagtgctttacaagcaCTAAGagctttttattattatctcatttgatcctctcaataaccctgggaagtaggtgtgtttattatcctcattttataattgaataaaCCAGGATCaagagaggttatgtgacttgcccagggtcacacagctggtaagtgtctgaggctggattttgcACAAGGATTGCACTAGATTGGTCACTATGATCTTTTATGGCTTTGTAGCAATGATCCATGTCTATCCTGGAGATGTCTGAAAATCTCCACTGTGGGGTAATAAATTAGCCAAAACCAATTATAAATTATTCAGAAGTCATGCATATGGGAAATATAAGCACCCCAAATGTCTAACCAGTGTTTGGAAGACAAGTATGTATCCCATAGCATTTTATTTTCACCTATGCCCATAGAGAAAgccttttttattcttcctcagTGCTGgcatctctcccttctcaaacTAACCTGTAGTAAGTTTGTATATATTCTGTATCTTCCTATACAGTTTTTGCTTTACATAAATTTGTGCAAATTTGACTTTATATTAAAAATTCCTAAAGAAATTCTcattcaaccccccccccaaatctgtTTATGTTAACTCTACCATACAGTGTTTTGCTGACTGTTTTTGCTCCTGTCCCTTAGCTTGTGCTCCATAGCCTCcacctcctcccccccaaaaccctttaaattaaagcagaaaaatggaagaagggagggattgTCAACACTGTCATGGGATGAGGGTTTGGCTTAAGATTTCTGGCACTGAGAGAGGAGACCTTTGCCCTCCATGTCTGTCTTCTATCCATCTGTGCTTGGGTACCAAGTGAATGGCCCTGGACTCCCATTGTTGCCTGTCCTTCTCTGTATGTGTCTTTGTTTGGTCCTCATatgtcttcctcctcttccctttccctttcctcttggGTCCTTCCCATTCTTCCTCCTGTTCTCTCTTCTCTGACCCTAGTCACCATATATTGTTAAATCATATGCTGGTCCCTTCCCTCTACCAGAGGCAACCTCTTTCccaattccttccctcctttcctctcttccctgcaGAAGAATCTATTTATGTACTGTCTGCATGTATACATGTTATCTCTTCTGTTAGAATTTAAGCTGTTTGAGGGCTGTCATGGAGTCTATTCTATAGCAGAACTGTATATTGATTGATAAATCAAAGAATACCATGCTCTTTTTAACCTGAAAATGGCACAATACCTATATTTATGTTTCTCTGGTTTCACTATTTTTCAGGATCTTCATCTGAACTACTACTACCTGACAGCCATAAAGGTGAGACATTGTTGTACCACCTCCCTCTCCCTCATGCCTGCTTGACTGGGTTTCCTGGATGGGACAGAAGGAGTCCTGTCTGAGGTTTATGCAACTCCTTGATGACACCAAGCCTTAGACACTATTGGTCCAGTTGTCCATATCTAATATTTTACATTGCCCTCTGATGCATGGCTATGCCATCACTTAGGACTTTTAAGTCTTTTAATATCAGTAGAAATGGGATTTTTTGGCACTCCACTTTGGGAtgtcattttaaagtttatttattttactttttcattgaTTGTGTGTCCTTGATGTATACTCTAGACCTACTTGGCCATGGAAAAGCTCATTATGTCAAGTAAACCCTTTAAGGAATGTCTAGGACATCCACAGGACAGAAAAAGCTTTCCCAGTGAATACACATCATTACCCTCCCAGCCTTCATATCTTTCTTGATTATCACATTGGGTATGGGGACAGGCAAGGGAGGGTgattttttcatcatttgtttTCAGGAGAGCAACAAGGATTTTTAAAGAAGCTATATATTGAGagggcagtggattgagagctaaacctagagttgggaggccttgggtttgaatctgaccccatatacttcctagctatgtgactaatgacaagtcacttaaccctacttgcttaacccttgccactcttttgccttggaaccaatacataatattgatttcaATATGGAggttaaggttttttttaaagctatattaagggaaaagtgaggagggagaggtcCTGGCAGTTAGAATGATGAATGATAAGAGACTAAAGGGAAAGctactgtaacaattaaaagagtggttggtataaactgtgaccgcggaaatatggtttcaagatattgtcttgagttaaatcaaatataaagtggttgccagggaaaaattcccaaatatgaaatatacccaagtcagctgggtttttatggagattttaattaatacaaataaggaattaatgaaagagagagagagtaagaggaaacaatgagaaaagggctaggccagcctaggcccaggccctaagagagagatcagtcaatctttaatccactcaccacaagatttgtcccaagcaaggttctagtgttcagagagacccagctactccaactagtccaatctccaattcagctttggcgaGCTGAATATCCCAGAGACCTCttttgagctccttttaaagagaattttctcctatgtcacctcccctaagttctctaCCAATCCaaacatctaccaatcacagtagaagtttttcctaaggactgaccattcttaattcacaccttctttagttctcaacttctctgggtagactaaaacttctgagtgagttcacacctctttgccgcttgcaagtttgcaagttgcctgaccttcataggtacttagcacctttttgtattagatctaaaaatagacttagcttaagggattttgcctcactataagtatgagttaagtacttttcattgttcagtaaagagtttacaactttatcttctcctaaagtatgcttaagtaggggtggagtagagttctcacatccctGACTaaatcccttcattgtttaaaatggggaatggtctttaccaaatcttatgaagtagggtctgagaatttttaagattcacactactcaacttctattttgtttatcTTCTCTAGAAGGATAATGAACTTTGCATTGGAATATGGTTAATAAGGAGTGGCTAGCCAAGATAAATAAGAAGATATTAAGAGAGCACCTAACTACCATCAAATTCAAATTAGTTGGTCCAAGATGGCAGATGTGGGGAAGTTACTATCAGTGACATTTGAAATCTTCTAGAGAATGGCAGTGGAGGAAAGCAAGTGTtctaatttccccccaaaatggggaAAGAATAGGTTCTGCTCTGCCAAATTTACACCAGTGAATTTTCTTGGATTTCTACAAAATTGGAGAAGACATCATATAAGAGATATTTAGTAAACACCTAGAGTAGAAATCTTAACACAAATTGCCGGCATGACTTGAACAAAAACAAGTCATGCCAGACTAAACATATCCTTTTTTGATGGAGTAACCACACTAGATAAGGGAATTTGACAAAGCAAAAAAGGATCCCACACTAGTCTTGTGGGAGGAGATAAAAGGAAACAGCTTAGAGTATAGTACATTTAGAATCTCAATGGATTCAGGATTGGCCAGATCATTGGACTCAAAGAGGGTTCATTAATAGTTTGATGTGGACTTGGAAGGAGATGTCAAGTGCAGTGttataggaatctatctgctctTGACTCTgggctgtttaacatttttagcaGTGACAGATGGGATGCTTATCAAGCTTGCAGATGATAATAGAGCCTAGGGGGATAGTCAATATCCAGAATTATAAAATCAGGTTTTGAATTGAAcctgacaggaaaaaaaaaaacattggtcTCATGCtattatagggcagctaggtggcacaacagATAAAGTACatggcttagaatcaggaatacctgaattcaaatctggcctcagacatgtactagctgtgtgactgtgggcaagtcacttaatcttgtttgtctcagtttcatcagtTTTAAAATtaggcaaaccattctagtatctttgccaagaaaaccctaaatggaatcatgaagaatgttgggcatgactgaaatggctgaagaACAACAAACAGGGATAAATGCAGAGCTTATACCTAggtttaaataaatgaacttaacCAATACTAGATACTGTGGTTAGATAGAAGTTTCCTTGGGAAAGACCTGCAGGttttgttcagtaaggagttaaATAAACTGGAGAGTACTCAGTAGAGAGAGACCTAATTCAGTGTCTTGATATTGACAATAGTGAGATTATGATAAACACATGCATgtgcacgtgcacacacacacacacacacacacacacctgatgTGATATGGGGATGCTTTAAGAGCATCAATCACAGCTTTTAGCAATGAGGAGATGATTATGACTCCATCCTCACATCTGGAGTAGTGGGTTCATTTTGAGGCACGTTGATACACTGGAAGCATTCAGATAGGGGCAGTGATAGACCTCAAGTCCATGCCACATGAGGATGGTTTGCAGAAAAGGAGACGTTTTgcttagagaaaagaagactcagtTGAGAAATGAGAATTTTCTTCAAGCATTTAGAGGGCTAACCCTGGAGAGAGATTAGACACATTTTGTTCATCCCAAAGAGAAAACAGAGGAGCAGCATGTACAACTTGAGAAGAGgtaaatttagacttgatgtcaggaaaaactttccAAAAATTAGAGCTTTCTAAAATGAAATTGGACTGTCTTCTGATGTGGATTCCTCCTCGTGGGAGGTTTTcttgagaaaacaaaaagaatcagAATCTTCTAGGCATATGAAGGGTCTGGGAATGAGTTGGTTTAGATGgattctaaattcctttccaatCCTGAAATTCTACAACCCCTTCACTCACAGTCACAGCTCTTGGCTCATCCCAGTAGGGatttctccaccccaccccatcaGCTTTAATCCTTATCAGCCAATGACATTTGTATTCTAACAATTTTCATTAGAGTCAATAATTCATCCAAGTCCCAGGAAAATTCGTGACGTCCATCAGCATGTCTTTGTTCTTCAAGAGAGAACCCTTATTGCAGTTCCTGAGGATGAAAATGTGACTCCAAGTAAGTGGGAAACCTCgccctgttttatttttctctgagaCAGCCTCATGATTTGGGTGACTGTTTCTTTATAGTGTTCCCTAGGACAGATGCTTGCAGTTAAAAAAATTCCAGAACTGATTTGGGTAGTTATTAAACAaaatgggagagaagaggaaggtcCTTTTTCCATCAGTGAAAGGTGATAAGGGTCAGTTGGGCTGGCTCTTATTAGAATCAAATTCTGCTGTTCAATGAGGTCAGAGACAAAAAACAATAGAACAGTGTTTAGGATGGAGGATGGAGAGATGAAGGGGAAACATATTGTTCGATCTATTGCAGTTAAACCTAGGTAGATAGCATCCTGGGAGGGTTATAATGCCAGGGAATTATGGAAAAATGGTTTGGGGAGTAGGGGTAATGAGAGAAGAACAGAGTGGTACTCTGGTATGGAGCAAATAGGGGCTTAACCTAAGTTGCCAACATCCAGGAAAGAGTTGGGAAACTTCCTCATTATTCCTTTACATGCAAGTTAGAgcagcaccatggatagagcaatgaagttggaattagaaagaccagTGTTAGATTcttaccttagacacttactagtagtATTACTTTGGGCAGTTATTAGGCATAAATgcatctctctgagccttagttttcaaGGGTAGAGAAGTAAAATCTATGAAGTGAAACTTGGGTACCGTGCcacaaaagacaaataaaatgaattttactttataaaaataaggaCCTATAAGGTCTTTTCTGGTTCTAAGTCTATAATTTTATTGTAGCAGCTTAAACTGGATCCTGAGGCCCTGGGAAGTATGTAGAATGAATCTGTAGATGGGTCTGGAATGCCCCACTCCACATCTCCAGGGAATGTTGCCATTTTTGACTTTATAACAAGTAGGGGGACAGGCATGACTGGATGATTACTCTACAGTCCCTTCTTCAAGAGGACCACTGGACTAGGATAATATCTATCTGTTTTTCATATCTACCACCCAGAACTCCAGTGTTTTCTTGGTGTTCAGGATGAAAGCCATTTTTGCTGGGAGCAAGTAGTCCTACCCTGGAacaaggttttgttgttgttgttgttgttgttattgttagtgGTTAGTTTATATCCATTTCCACAAAATGCTAATCACATAAGAGctcatcatatattatatatatgtgtataatgaaCAAACATAACTATcaaagcaaacagaaatcagTAATTAGGGAGGTTATACCAATTAATTTAGGCAGAAAGAGACATATGAGTCATGGGTCTCTGGAATTTGGAATTGAGGTGAAATATCAACTCAACCAAGAAGGAAGTAATTTCACTGAAGAGGTCTGTTCTTAGTAGCCTTTGGGAGTAAGGTTCTTGGAATCAATGGGTATTTATATGCCATTTCCTCCTGGACATCTCTTGTTTGCCCAAAATCATTCTCCTCTTTGACAATACATCTCCCTgctcctctctttctctaattctataTTGGAACTTTTTCAGCTAATCAGAGGAGTCCTATCTACCTCATGTCTACTATAGACAGCGTCATGAGACTGTCTTTCAGGAGACTGTCAAACCTACCCGGTTAGGGTGTTGCCTGAAGGGAAGTCAAAAAAGGCAAAGGATGGTTATGGCTGAAGCAACAGGCACTGAGGTCAAGGTCCCCTCTGGCATGCTTCCTGGCAGGAGTGTGCCACTGAGCTCTGGAACTAGAACTCATGCTGAGGATTCTAAGCCTAAAGAACAAATTGAATAAATGAAGTAGCCACTGAGCTTATAAACTCTCCATCCAGAAATGAATGGAAGACATGCCCATAGAACTAGGCACttcactttccttcccttccctcaacaCTTCCAAATCAATATCTCTAAAGCTCAATTCTCCTGATCTTTTCTTTACCTGGATGATGCCTTCCTTTATGACCATCCTCTgtcaaaaatagatttttgatcatatattagcaaatttttttcatctgtattgTCATCAATTCTTGTATTCCCAGTCATACTGGAGACTGTGTCAATCCTAGATGAGTCTCTTGAGAAAGGCAAAGGCAATGCTCTTTACCTGGGGATAGGAGAACAAAATCCGCACCTGTGCCTGTGTTGTGTAGCCGATGAAGGTCAGCCCACCCTGAAGCTGGAGGTGAGTTACATAACATCTCATAGAACCTCAAAATGGGAAGAGATCTCAGAGCTTATCACCTAATCCAATCAATACAGCAATTCTAATCTCCTGGGAAGTATCCCCAACTAGTAGGTTCTAATGAAAGCTCTTGGGTTCTGATAGGTGACCTTTTGTCTTATCTTGCTTAAAACTAAGCTGTCATGTCATGTCCTGGCCACACCTACCACTCATATGATTTCTAGCTTTTTTCTTgtgtgatttatttatttttaaatagaatttattccaAGGCATCTCAGCCCCTCTGTCCCCAACTTGCATCATAGAAAGTATCACCtgacaaaaagatatgaacataTAAATTACATCTTTCAtgattctatttatcagttccttgtctggaggtggacattcacaagttattctttaaatattaattccaTAGCTGTATATAGTTTTGGTGGGTGGTTCTATTCCTTTTAATCTTTGTTATTCCAGGtaagtctttccaattttttaaaaaaattaacctacttatcattttttacatcacactctagctattcttttaaaaacccttaccttccgtcttggagtcaatactgtgtattggctccaaggcagaagagtggtaagggctaggcaatgggggtaagtgacttgactcccacacaactgggaagtgtctgagactagatttgaacctaggacctcccatctgcacTGTGGCGCCAAAGAGAGAATGTTTAATTCTTCTTCTCATGAAAGACCAtataatgtttgaagaatgacatCATGTCCTTAATAGGTCTATTCTCCTTCAGGTGAATTACTACTATTTTCTTCATCTCATCCTTATATGGCATGATCGTAAGGTCCTTCATCCCAGTCTTTCTTCTTTGGATACTCTCCAGTTTGTTAACGTGTTTACTGAAATGTGGTGTACAGAATTGTATGAATGAAAaagattcatttattatttaccaTGAACCAAACACTGTTCTAAGCACCAAGAATCCAAATATAAAAGTCTCTACccttaaaaaacttttattttaatggggaagataacacataaaagggaATGGTAACCAGGAAAGGGTA encodes:
- the LOC100026065 gene encoding uncharacterized protein LOC100026065 isoform X2, which translates into the protein MSRYQPGPQKSGSSSELLLPDSHKESIIHPSPRKIRDVHQHVFVLQERTLIAVPEDENVTPIILETVSILDESLEKGKGNALYLGIGEQNPHLCLCCVADEGQPTLKLENTLWILSHFILTTNLEDRCYYYSHFTDEEMRQSEVKQLAWHCITDKYLRQDLNSNLSEFNFSHT
- the LOC100026065 gene encoding interleukin-36 alpha isoform X1, which codes for MSRYQPGPQKSGSSSELLLPDSHKESIIHPSPRKIRDVHQHVFVLQERTLIAVPEDENVTPIILETVSILDESLEKGKGNALYLGIGEQNPHLCLCCVADEGQPTLKLEEKDIMDLPRTENAVKSYVFYHNQSSNNISTFESAAFPGWFICSSEEQRKPINITNDVGKNNISFFLDF